From a region of the Salvelinus fontinalis isolate EN_2023a chromosome 13, ASM2944872v1, whole genome shotgun sequence genome:
- the LOC129867772 gene encoding lens fiber membrane intrinsic protein-like, whose amino-acid sequence MYSFMGGGLFCAGVGNILLIVSTATDYWMQYRHSNSYMHQGLWRYCMPGKCFTHNDSIAHLDATRALMILSLLACFIGIIIGIMAFIHSSFFNRFDKTFAAGILFFISCFFVLLAMAVYTGVTMNYYGKRYGNWRFSWSFIIGWVSVVLNFFSGIFYMCAYRMHECPRNSNSH is encoded by the exons ATGTACAGCTTCATGGGCGGAGGGCTGTTCTGTGCAGGCGTGGGGAACATCCTCCTGATTGTTTCTACGGCAACCGATTATTGGATGCAGTACCGGCACTCCAACAGCTACATGCATCAGGGCCTGTGGCGGTACTGCATGCCAGGGAAATGCTTCACACACAATGACAGCATTG CCCACTTGGATGCCACCCGAGCACTTATGATCCTCTCTCTCCTGGCCTGTTTCATTGGCATCATTATCGGCATCATGGCCTTCATCCACTCCTCATTCTTCAACAGGTTTGACAAAACCTTTGCTGCAGGCATTTTGTTCTTCATCTCAT gCTTTTTCGTGTTGCTGGCAATGGCAGTGTACACTGGCGTGACAATGAATTACTATGGTAAACGCTATGGCAACTGGAGGTTCTCCTGGTCCTTCATCATCGGCTGGGTGTCAGTGGTGCTAAACTTCTTTTCAG GTATATTCTATATGTGTGCCTATCGGATGCACGAATGCCCCAGAAACTCAAACTCTCACTAG
- the LOC129867773 gene encoding brain-specific homeobox protein homolog, translating to MNLNYTSPMPQMPAQRSTSFFIEDILLHKPKPLREVFHSPFSSSLASRMPLLEYGYPLMPTPILAHHPHHPLQKLDHHQYFFTSGMQMPALFQHHPELPGKHCRRRKARTVFSDSQLSGLEKRFEIQRYLSTPERVELATALSLSETQVKTWFQNRRMKHKKQLRKTQDDQKNPNDLDRSMDNASESELNEKNTDDVNSGIEPNSYILENEDDVDIEDDICSPEPSL from the exons ATGAATCTGAACTACACATCCCCAATGCCTCAGATGCCAGCCCAGAGGTCAACGTCGTTCTTCATCGAAGATATTTTATTACACAAACCCAAGCCTCTGAGAGAGGTCTTCCACTCGCCGTTCTCAAGCTCTCTGGCGTCCCGAATGCCTCTCCTAGAATATGGATACCCACTGATGCCCACTCCGATACTAGCGCATCACCCGCACCATCCTCTACAAAAGCTGGACCATCACCAGTATTTCTTTACGTCTG GGATGCAAATGCCGGCCTTATTTCAGCATCATCCAGAGTTACCGGGCAAACATTGCAGACGCAGGAAGGCGAGAACGGTTTTCTCGGATTCTCAACTATCTGGTCTTGAAAAGAGATTTGAGATACAACGGTACCTATCCACACCAGAACGAGTGGAGTTGGCAACAGCGTTAAGTCTCTCGGAAACCCAG GTGAAAACATGGTTTCAAAACAGAAGGATGAAGCATAAAAAGCAACTGAGGAAAACACAAGACGACCAGAAAAATCCGAATGACTTAGATAGATCCATGGATAACGCAAGTGAGAGTGAACTCAACGAAAAAAATACAGATGATGTTAACAGTGGAATCGAGCCGAACTCGTACATTTTGGAAAATGAGGACGATGTTGATATCGAGGATGACATTTGCTCGCCAGAACCTTCACTATAG